A part of Vulcanisaeta moutnovskia 768-28 genomic DNA contains:
- the prpB gene encoding methylisocitrate lyase, which yields MDAVLLRRNKKDPKEVRAWLRERLSKPGIIIAPGAFDAFVALMIQQLGFEALYVSGAAFSSSLGLPDLGVFTLDELVRFTKYIMDAVDIPIIVDTDTGFGETLNVVRTVREFESIGASAIQIEDQELPKKCGHLSGKHVVPADEMIKKIRAAVETRRDENFLIIARTDARGTYGLDEAIWRAQAYVEAGADIIFPEALESKEEFNRFAREVRVPLLANMTEFGKTPYITAKEFEEMGYKIVIFPVTTFRVAMKAVKDALIELKEKGTQKDLLSRMISRQEQYEVIHYWDYENWDKELNEEVTKKFAGKLRLKQ from the coding sequence ATGGACGCCGTATTATTAAGGAGAAACAAGAAGGATCCCAAGGAGGTTAGGGCTTGGCTTAGGGAAAGATTATCAAAACCTGGCATTATCATTGCCCCAGGGGCTTTCGATGCTTTCGTTGCCCTAATGATCCAACAACTTGGTTTCGAAGCTCTCTACGTCTCCGGTGCGGCCTTCAGCAGCTCCCTGGGCCTGCCCGACCTTGGTGTATTCACACTTGATGAGTTGGTTAGGTTTACTAAGTACATTATGGATGCCGTGGATATACCTATCATTGTTGATACGGACACTGGCTTTGGCGAGACACTTAATGTTGTTAGGACTGTTAGGGAGTTTGAGTCAATAGGGGCCTCTGCAATACAGATTGAGGATCAGGAATTACCCAAGAAGTGCGGCCACTTGAGTGGTAAGCATGTGGTTCCTGCTGATGAAATGATTAAGAAAATTAGGGCGGCAGTTGAGACGAGGAGGGATGAGAACTTCTTAATCATTGCAAGGACGGATGCTCGCGGTACTTATGGACTTGATGAGGCTATTTGGAGGGCTCAGGCGTACGTCGAAGCTGGGGCGGATATAATATTTCCCGAGGCTCTCGAGAGTAAGGAGGAATTCAATAGATTCGCTAGGGAGGTTAGGGTGCCGTTGCTCGCCAATATGACCGAGTTTGGGAAGACGCCGTACATAACGGCTAAGGAGTTTGAGGAGATGGGTTATAAGATTGTTATATTCCCTGTAACGACCTTTAGGGTCGCCATGAAGGCTGTTAAGGATGCCTTAATAGAACTTAAGGAGAAGGGTACTCAGAAGGACTTGCTCAGTAGAATGATTAGTAGGCAGGAGCAGTACGAGGTTATTCATTACTGGGATTACGAGAATTGGGATAAAGAATTGAATGAAGAGGTCACCAAGAAATTCGCTGGCAAATTAAGATTGAAGCAATAA
- a CDS encoding MFS transporter, translating to MRRNAVLLIASRAIRSLAFGYLTFIVPLYLKSIGFSAVIIGLYFLVATISSAILVLISGFLGDMIGRRDALIIMSSLFIISMVIFSITNNKVLLFLTSVFGTTTGSMGGGGAGGGPVTPLQTSLLADNTELNERTRIFSLTTSISLLSSLLGSLISYAILSLGFSDLVLFRISLVLSIISLMLLVLISRDKPRIKSLSINDILPRRSSKPITRIAIAGSLGSLGLGMVTPLLPLWFRLFLNASEIEINEVYTASYVVSIILTLMARRIEVFMGRVRAISILRSISVFLFIVMALMPVFMIDAVLYVIRVTLYTITIPLRQSLSMDLMDENERARGLSITGLARRVPYGLGSTIAGLLMNYAEFSLSMVLGGGIALLDPILYYIFFRHYDDRSSQV from the coding sequence ATGCGTAGGAATGCTGTCCTATTAATAGCGTCTAGAGCGATTAGGAGCTTGGCTTTTGGATACTTAACATTTATAGTACCACTGTACTTAAAGTCTATTGGATTCTCTGCCGTGATTATAGGGCTTTACTTCCTCGTAGCCACAATATCCTCAGCAATACTGGTACTAATTTCAGGTTTTCTCGGTGATATGATAGGTAGGAGGGATGCATTGATTATTATGTCGAGTTTATTTATAATATCTATGGTAATCTTCAGTATAACGAATAATAAGGTATTACTATTCTTAACATCAGTATTTGGAACAACAACGGGAAGCATGGGGGGTGGTGGGGCTGGCGGTGGTCCCGTTACCCCATTACAAACATCTTTACTTGCTGACAATACCGAGTTAAATGAGAGGACAAGGATATTCAGCCTCACAACATCAATATCACTACTCTCTTCATTACTGGGTTCCCTAATATCATATGCAATACTAAGCCTTGGATTTAGTGACCTAGTGCTTTTCAGGATATCCCTCGTATTAAGTATTATATCATTAATGTTGCTTGTCTTAATCAGTAGGGATAAGCCCAGGATTAAGTCTCTCAGTATTAACGACATTCTTCCGAGAAGATCGTCAAAGCCGATAACGAGGATAGCAATAGCAGGATCGCTGGGTAGCCTAGGTCTTGGTATGGTTACACCATTACTACCATTATGGTTCAGATTATTCCTGAATGCAAGTGAGATTGAGATTAACGAGGTATATACCGCATCCTATGTTGTCTCGATAATCCTCACACTAATGGCTAGAAGAATTGAGGTCTTCATGGGTCGTGTTAGGGCGATATCCATACTTAGATCCATCTCCGTATTCCTATTTATTGTAATGGCATTAATGCCGGTCTTCATGATTGATGCCGTGCTTTATGTAATTAGAGTCACGCTATACACAATAACAATACCTCTACGTCAATCGCTTTCCATGGACTTAATGGATGAGAATGAGAGGGCCCGGGGTCTATCAATCACAGGACTTGCACGCAGAGTCCCATATGGTTTAGGCAGCACGATTGCCGGGTTACTAATGAATTATGCAGAATTCTCATTATCAATGGTCCTGGGAGGCGGCATAGCATTACTCGATCCAATACTTTACTATATATTCTTTAGGCATTATGATGATAGGTCTTCCCAGGTATAA
- a CDS encoding radical SAM/SPASM domain-containing protein — protein sequence MINEMEIFLDECPASPLSHILALRGSVEDNNELPYLSMNFINDVTIYLTHACNLECRHCYLLAGKPLSNELSIDDWLLILDKLRDLGAKYVYLLGGEPMLLIRRGLLKIISHAKDLGLYISMSTNGTLVNRESALQLKRAGLDQVQVSLDGPNPAVNDVIRGIGSFDKAVRAVNVFREVGIAVSLSYTVIPDNAYYVVDMVRLTEKLGAPVLTFIRVQEFGRARENGLSISNELARMVINDIMRTKTRVKLVLNGFRFSLSDLYNAYKRSKEKLNALRIINYTTCPAGRSRFVIDSDGSIYGCELTMNKEFYEGNALRDDLKVIWRNGFRSFRNRNYVGIKPCSTCPMVNLCNAGCPARAFAAFSSVDSPDPYCPIVGRLINKSR from the coding sequence GTGATTAATGAAATGGAGATCTTCCTGGATGAATGCCCAGCATCCCCACTTAGCCACATACTGGCTCTGCGAGGTAGTGTTGAGGACAATAACGAACTTCCATACCTAAGCATGAACTTCATTAATGACGTAACTATTTACCTAACCCATGCATGCAACCTAGAATGTAGACACTGCTACTTATTAGCGGGTAAGCCATTAAGTAATGAATTAAGTATCGATGATTGGTTACTCATACTTGATAAATTAAGGGATCTTGGGGCTAAGTATGTCTACCTATTGGGTGGTGAACCAATGCTATTAATCAGAAGGGGCTTATTGAAAATAATAAGTCATGCGAAGGACCTTGGTCTTTACATATCGATGAGTACTAATGGTACGTTAGTTAATAGAGAAAGTGCACTTCAACTTAAGAGGGCTGGGCTTGACCAGGTTCAGGTGAGTCTCGATGGCCCAAATCCAGCAGTCAATGATGTTATTAGGGGCATTGGCAGTTTCGATAAGGCTGTTAGGGCTGTTAATGTGTTTAGGGAGGTTGGTATTGCTGTGTCGCTGTCGTATACGGTAATACCTGACAATGCTTATTACGTTGTGGATATGGTTAGGTTAACGGAAAAATTGGGTGCCCCAGTGCTCACCTTCATACGTGTTCAGGAGTTTGGTAGGGCTCGTGAAAACGGCCTATCGATTAGTAATGAGTTGGCAAGGATGGTTATTAATGACATAATGCGCACTAAGACCAGGGTTAAGCTTGTCCTGAATGGCTTTAGGTTTAGCCTCAGTGATCTATACAATGCGTATAAGAGGTCCAAGGAGAAACTTAATGCCCTTAGGATTATTAATTACACAACATGCCCCGCGGGCAGAAGCAGATTCGTAATAGACTCGGACGGTAGTATCTATGGGTGTGAATTGACCATGAATAAGGAGTTCTATGAGGGCAATGCGCTTAGGGATGATCTTAAGGTTATCTGGAGGAATGGTTTTAGATCGTTTAGGAATAGGAACTATGTGGGTATAAAGCCATGCAGTACCTGCCCAATGGTTAACCTATGCAATGCTGGTTGCCCTGCCAGAGCGTTTGCGGCATTTAGCTCTGTGGATTCGCCTGATCCTTATTGCCCAATTGTTGGGAGATTGATTAATAAATCCAGGTAA
- a CDS encoding MFS transporter — MNMIYENRWRWVVLSGYTLIAMSSQIIWLNFAGIAVPQMVSLFHTNLTMIGLMAAIWPLIFIPLSIPAGFIVDKYGFKLAVSIGGALLALFSWLRLFASTNFYLLLLFQSLAGTSQPFIYNGITKLANNWFPENEQTLANGIGTMGQIIGMVLALVITPIMVPEPSFHDLILNIITFSLIVTISLLFFSLSLRRASHQLREELVRSSRSRASVLK, encoded by the coding sequence ATGAATATGATATATGAAAACCGCTGGAGGTGGGTCGTACTCTCTGGTTATACTCTTATTGCTATGTCATCTCAGATTATATGGCTAAACTTTGCGGGTATTGCTGTGCCACAAATGGTATCTTTATTTCATACGAACTTAACAATGATAGGATTAATGGCTGCTATATGGCCATTAATATTCATTCCTCTTTCAATACCTGCAGGCTTCATAGTTGATAAATATGGGTTTAAGCTTGCAGTATCGATAGGCGGTGCATTACTCGCGTTGTTCTCCTGGTTGAGGCTATTTGCCAGCACTAACTTCTACTTACTACTTCTATTTCAAAGCTTAGCTGGTACAAGTCAACCCTTTATATACAATGGCATAACTAAACTTGCTAATAATTGGTTTCCTGAGAATGAACAAACATTAGCAAATGGTATTGGCACAATGGGGCAAATAATCGGTATGGTATTAGCATTAGTAATAACGCCCATAATGGTTCCTGAACCCTCATTTCACGACTTAATTCTAAACATAATTACATTCTCATTAATAGTCACTATATCCTTACTTTTCTTTTCTTTATCACTACGGCGCGCGAGTCACCAGTTAAGGGAAGAACTCGTGAGATCGTCTCGCAGCAGAGCTTCAGTGCTCAAATAA
- a CDS encoding GNAT family N-acetyltransferase, with protein MIIDVFKELNRNILSLIRRAYLMDPVRYVYLYYDIVYYPEFTEAYLNVVNNDIVGYLLIFRGLPYTAIHIIGNASLNALDEIPLNNRLVIHAETEPKYVNHLINKLSSKGTISLSRDLTMICWSNSFREFIINDDAVVIRRLSINDINEFLRVKSIQGTRISEAEALIRLSSPHWHYYGLFMNSELVAIAGTYLKLPEVWVVGDVFTIPNYRNRGFAKAVVSVITKDAINSSAVAMLHVDEYNTPAIRVYKRLGYIAVQGMILLNYNP; from the coding sequence ATGATTATTGATGTATTTAAGGAGTTGAATAGGAACATCCTTAGCCTGATCAGGAGGGCTTATTTAATGGACCCTGTCAGGTATGTATACCTGTACTACGACATTGTTTACTACCCAGAGTTCACGGAGGCTTACCTAAACGTGGTTAATAATGACATAGTTGGTTACCTATTGATATTCAGGGGATTACCATACACGGCAATTCACATAATCGGTAATGCATCCCTTAACGCTCTTGATGAGATTCCACTAAACAACCGCCTAGTGATTCATGCGGAAACCGAACCTAAGTACGTGAATCATTTAATCAATAAGCTATCCAGCAAAGGCACGATATCACTATCCAGAGACTTAACAATGATTTGTTGGAGTAATTCCTTTAGGGAATTTATTATTAACGATGATGCTGTTGTTATTCGCAGATTATCGATTAATGATATTAATGAATTCCTTAGGGTAAAGAGTATACAGGGAACGCGGATAAGTGAGGCTGAGGCGTTAATTAGGTTATCATCGCCTCATTGGCATTATTATGGATTATTCATGAACAGTGAATTGGTGGCCATTGCAGGTACGTACTTGAAGCTACCGGAGGTTTGGGTCGTGGGTGATGTATTCACAATCCCTAATTACAGGAATAGAGGATTCGCAAAGGCGGTAGTCTCTGTAATAACTAAGGATGCAATTAATAGTAGTGCCGTGGCGATGCTTCACGTTGATGAATATAACACACCAGCAATTAGGGTCTACAAAAGGCTTGGTTACATTGCGGTTCAAGGGATGATATTGTTGAATTATAATCCTTGA
- a CDS encoding SDR family NAD(P)-dependent oxidoreductase has protein sequence MGRLRDRVILVTGASRGIGRAIARAIAEEGARVIINYRSSAKEAEELMLELKRNGFDAAIIRADVSREDEVRTMFELIKKDYGVLHGIVNNAGHGSATTWNKRFHEITWSDFEEVINVDLKGTFLCSKFGIELMVNGGSIVNISSITARTGDVTGIPYLVAKSGIIALTKSMALSLSPRIRVNAVVLGSIETGWVNWLGSDEARRLINYIPMGRLGSPEDVARAVIFLLSDDSSFITGHTIVIDGGECTACD, from the coding sequence ATGGGTAGGCTCAGGGATAGGGTGATATTAGTTACGGGTGCTTCCAGGGGCATTGGCAGGGCTATAGCCAGGGCAATCGCTGAGGAGGGAGCCAGGGTGATAATAAACTACAGGTCTTCAGCCAAGGAGGCCGAGGAATTAATGCTTGAACTAAAGAGGAATGGCTTCGATGCGGCCATAATTAGGGCTGATGTATCCAGGGAGGATGAGGTCAGAACAATGTTTGAATTAATTAAGAAAGATTACGGAGTACTACACGGGATAGTCAACAATGCTGGCCACGGTTCCGCAACTACCTGGAACAAGAGATTTCATGAAATAACCTGGAGCGATTTCGAAGAGGTCATTAATGTTGATCTGAAGGGCACATTCCTATGTAGTAAATTTGGTATTGAATTAATGGTGAATGGCGGGTCGATAGTCAATATTTCATCAATAACGGCAAGGACTGGTGATGTTACTGGCATACCCTACCTGGTCGCTAAGTCTGGAATAATAGCCCTCACAAAGTCCATGGCGCTATCGCTATCGCCAAGAATTAGGGTGAACGCAGTGGTCCTTGGAAGTATTGAGACCGGGTGGGTTAATTGGTTAGGCAGTGACGAGGCTCGGAGATTAATTAACTACATACCCATGGGTAGGTTAGGTAGTCCTGAAGATGTTGCTAGGGCCGTTATTTTCCTGCTTAGTGATGATTCATCATTCATAACGGGACATACGATTGTTATTGACGGCGGCGAGTGCACGGCATGCGATTAA
- a CDS encoding xylulokinase, whose translation MGITMASLSEYYIGIDLGTSSCKVALFSRDGTLIASSTRYYPLILGKDGKVEQDPLAWWGAVKDSLRDVVTNTKIDVNKIMAIGVTGQWSDTIPIDKDGNPLYKAIIWMDTRGKDEIKKLIGGFPSISGYRIDKLWMWIRITGGAPTRSGKDSIAHILYIKNNMPDIFNKTHKFLDAIHFIVMKLTGKIAASWDTSVLLWVTDNRNPNNVVYYEPLLRLVGIPRDKLPDLVSPTTIVGSIDPKVTEEIGLPSHIRVIAGCGDLPCSPIGVGAVDYYETHLYIGTSSWITTHVPFKKTDIFHNIASLPSALPGKYYVPVEQENAGSCLDYTMKTLSIKDYDEIDRLCLESVQGSNGLLFLPWLLGERAPVEDPYLRGGFFNLGIYNSRGDIVRAVMEGVALNIKWAFQSYLRFINHNVDYVIMGGGGAQSKIWPQIIDILNIKVITVKNPRYITAKGAAMLAAYGLGTVNLNDIKSTRKIDQVYEPSKDLRKLYDEKYLIFMKYYKNNKELMKSINKL comes from the coding sequence GTGGGAATAACTATGGCTTCATTAAGTGAATACTATATTGGTATTGACCTCGGTACATCTTCATGCAAAGTCGCTTTATTTAGTAGGGATGGAACATTAATAGCATCATCCACTAGGTATTATCCATTAATTCTTGGTAAAGATGGAAAGGTAGAGCAAGATCCATTAGCATGGTGGGGCGCTGTTAAGGACTCCCTAAGAGATGTTGTTACTAATACGAAAATTGATGTTAATAAAATAATGGCTATTGGCGTTACTGGACAGTGGTCAGATACAATACCAATTGATAAGGATGGAAATCCATTGTACAAAGCCATCATATGGATGGATACAAGGGGTAAGGACGAAATAAAGAAACTGATTGGGGGCTTTCCATCAATATCTGGATACCGTATAGATAAACTATGGATGTGGATACGCATAACTGGTGGAGCACCGACAAGGTCAGGTAAGGATTCCATAGCTCATATTCTCTACATAAAGAATAACATGCCTGACATATTCAATAAGACGCATAAGTTTCTTGACGCAATTCATTTCATAGTAATGAAATTAACAGGTAAGATTGCAGCATCTTGGGACACATCAGTCTTATTGTGGGTTACTGATAATAGGAACCCAAATAATGTGGTTTATTATGAACCGTTATTAAGACTTGTTGGTATACCCAGAGATAAATTGCCTGATCTAGTTTCACCAACTACTATTGTTGGTTCAATAGACCCTAAGGTGACTGAGGAAATAGGATTACCGAGTCACATTAGGGTTATTGCTGGTTGTGGTGATCTACCATGCTCACCAATAGGCGTTGGTGCTGTTGATTATTACGAAACGCACCTATACATTGGAACATCATCGTGGATAACAACGCACGTACCATTTAAGAAAACAGATATATTCCATAATATTGCATCGCTACCCTCGGCACTCCCTGGTAAGTACTATGTACCGGTTGAACAGGAAAATGCGGGGAGCTGCCTTGATTACACCATGAAAACACTCTCCATTAAGGATTACGACGAGATCGATAGGCTTTGTTTAGAATCGGTGCAGGGGTCAAATGGATTGCTATTCTTACCCTGGCTACTTGGGGAAAGGGCTCCTGTTGAAGATCCATACCTTAGAGGTGGATTTTTCAATCTAGGTATATATAATTCAAGGGGCGATATTGTGAGGGCTGTGATGGAAGGCGTAGCATTAAATATTAAGTGGGCATTTCAGTCTTATTTAAGGTTCATAAATCATAATGTTGATTACGTAATAATGGGCGGCGGAGGTGCCCAATCAAAAATATGGCCGCAAATAATAGATATATTGAATATTAAAGTGATCACTGTAAAGAATCCAAGGTATATAACAGCAAAAGGAGCAGCTATGTTAGCGGCCTATGGCTTAGGCACAGTTAATCTTAATGATATAAAGAGCACAAGAAAAATTGATCAGGTATATGAGCCAAGTAAAGATCTAAGAAAGTTATATGACGAAAAATACTTAATATTCATGAAATATTATAAAAATAATAAGGAATTAATGAAATCAATCAATAAATTATAA
- a CDS encoding aminotransferase class V-fold PLP-dependent enzyme, which translates to MALSDISNLMAGLGKLFKPYKGAFPEFRSLPSKGVSRDELLSILRKMASEEDKSWKNGKVSGAVYNGSDDLVSLYEEVFSIYPLANPLHPDVWPSLVKLESEVVAMCANMLHGDGNVRGSITVGGTESILLAMKTYRDYYRHKKGIIEPEIIIPKSAHAAFLKAAEYFNIRVKIVDLDDKFRVDVEKVKNTITKNTIAIIGSAPNFPYGTIDPIKELAEVAMDHGISMHVDAALGGFILPFARKLGYDIPQFDFDVEGVTSINLDTHKYGYAPKGSSVILYRDPELFSYQVYAIGDWTGGIYFTPTTLGSKPGFTIAATWAVMLHLGEEGYMKITKEILETGKYIINEIKKISELKILGDPLWIIAISSDSINPYVIMDYMAQRGWHLIGLINPPGFHIALTYRHTLPGVKESFINDLRESIKDAIEKGQPTTGMAPIYGATAFLPKDQLDLILKYVIDWLYNPWE; encoded by the coding sequence ATGGCATTATCCGATATATCTAATCTTATGGCTGGGTTAGGAAAATTATTCAAGCCCTATAAGGGGGCTTTTCCTGAATTTAGGTCGTTACCATCCAAAGGAGTTAGTAGGGATGAATTACTTTCTATTTTGAGAAAAATGGCATCTGAGGAAGATAAATCATGGAAAAACGGTAAAGTATCGGGTGCTGTCTATAATGGGAGTGATGATTTAGTGTCTTTATATGAGGAGGTCTTTTCAATATATCCACTTGCCAATCCATTGCATCCTGACGTTTGGCCAAGCTTAGTTAAATTGGAGAGTGAGGTTGTAGCCATGTGCGCTAATATGCTTCATGGAGACGGCAATGTGAGAGGTTCAATAACTGTGGGCGGTACTGAAAGCATTTTATTAGCAATGAAGACCTATAGGGATTACTATAGGCATAAGAAGGGTATCATAGAGCCTGAAATAATTATTCCTAAATCTGCGCATGCAGCCTTCCTTAAGGCTGCCGAGTACTTTAACATAAGGGTGAAGATCGTAGATCTTGATGATAAATTTAGGGTTGATGTGGAGAAGGTTAAGAACACCATTACGAAAAACACAATAGCAATCATAGGTTCTGCGCCGAATTTTCCATATGGAACTATAGACCCCATTAAGGAGTTGGCTGAGGTAGCCATGGATCATGGGATCAGTATGCATGTTGATGCTGCATTGGGAGGGTTCATATTACCATTCGCACGAAAATTGGGTTATGATATACCACAATTCGACTTTGACGTAGAGGGGGTGACCTCGATTAACTTAGATACTCATAAATACGGATATGCTCCTAAAGGTTCCTCGGTAATACTTTATAGAGACCCAGAGTTATTTAGTTATCAGGTATATGCCATTGGTGACTGGACTGGGGGTATTTACTTCACACCAACAACACTGGGTAGTAAGCCTGGCTTTACCATAGCCGCCACATGGGCTGTAATGCTCCATCTCGGTGAGGAGGGTTATATGAAAATAACAAAGGAGATACTTGAGACCGGTAAATACATAATTAATGAGATTAAGAAAATAAGTGAATTGAAGATACTTGGTGACCCACTGTGGATAATTGCCATATCCTCAGATTCCATAAATCCCTACGTCATAATGGATTACATGGCACAGAGAGGATGGCACTTAATAGGTTTAATAAATCCACCAGGATTCCATATAGCACTCACGTATAGGCACACTTTACCAGGTGTTAAAGAGAGCTTCATAAATGATTTACGTGAATCAATAAAGGACGCCATAGAGAAGGGCCAACCTACAACTGGCATGGCGCCCATCTATGGAGCAACAGCGTTTCTGCCTAAGGACCAGCTAGACCTTATTTTAAAGTACGTAATTGATTGGCTGTATAATCCGTGGGAATAA
- a CDS encoding ABC transporter ATP-binding protein translates to MSAVLFDNVTKRFGRIVAVEDVYLEVPEGKIVVLVGPNGAGKTTLLRLAAGILVPDSGRILIYGYGSTDVRAKRRIGFMTPMDRGVYWRITAMDNLVFFGTLYGLSLREARARAKKLLEELGLGERINDWVATYSTGMMRRLEIARTLMHDPDVLLLDEPTSGIDIDAKHSILSFIKGLRGRKTVILASHDPQEIELADMVIYINRRILNEAPALKVVKVLVKGSVDGLSGFNVESVGGDEYVIVTTIDKFNELMGRLAMSDGRVRVMDIDVEVAVAEGNARRMERIMRRSGWS, encoded by the coding sequence GTGTCTGCAGTTCTTTTTGATAATGTTACTAAGAGGTTTGGGCGTATTGTGGCTGTTGAGGATGTTTACCTCGAGGTTCCTGAGGGTAAGATAGTGGTTCTCGTTGGTCCTAATGGCGCAGGTAAGACTACACTTCTTAGGCTTGCTGCTGGTATATTGGTTCCTGACAGTGGGCGGATCCTTATTTATGGCTATGGGTCAACCGATGTTAGGGCTAAGAGGAGGATTGGGTTTATGACCCCCATGGACCGTGGTGTTTACTGGAGGATAACAGCCATGGATAACCTGGTGTTCTTCGGCACATTATATGGCTTATCACTTAGGGAGGCTAGGGCAAGAGCCAAGAAATTGCTTGAGGAATTGGGACTGGGTGAGAGGATTAATGATTGGGTCGCAACATATAGTACGGGTATGATGAGGAGGCTCGAGATAGCCAGAACATTAATGCATGACCCAGACGTACTGTTGCTTGATGAGCCAACGAGCGGCATCGACATCGATGCTAAGCATAGCATACTTAGTTTCATTAAGGGCCTTAGGGGTAGGAAAACAGTTATCCTGGCTTCTCATGATCCTCAGGAGATTGAGTTGGCCGACATGGTTATTTACATAAATAGGAGGATCCTCAATGAGGCTCCAGCCCTTAAGGTCGTTAAAGTTCTCGTTAAGGGTTCTGTGGATGGACTTAGTGGCTTTAATGTTGAGAGTGTTGGTGGTGATGAGTATGTAATAGTCACGACGATTGATAAGTTTAATGAATTGATGGGTAGGTTAGCAATGAGTGATGGTAGGGTTAGGGTTATGGATATTGATGTTGAGGTGGCTGTTGCTGAGGGAAATGCAAGGAGGATGGAGAGGATCATGAGGAGGAGTGGGTGGTCATAA
- a CDS encoding ABC transporter permease codes for MGVIDRLYGFIVIRGWKMWISYKTQVALTMINWVIPVFIYFFIGITLGFGKLSAIKNYTAFMVIGTAFQGYFSASVTTLAGRIRNEELIGTLEYLIASPLRPMALMMYNTVWGLVINSISALLVLLIGLGLGITYRANLLSSIVFLILYLASIIGLNLIAGAVVLIVKQGNPIALFTSVASNLLGGVVFPISVLPTWLQYISYSLSLTWALSGLRGAMLYGYSIPKLLNYLWPLAVLAVIYIVIGVALSSYAFMKILKEGSVHMY; via the coding sequence ATGGGTGTGATTGACAGATTATATGGTTTTATTGTGATTAGGGGCTGGAAGATGTGGATTTCGTATAAGACGCAGGTTGCATTAACAATGATTAATTGGGTTATTCCCGTATTTATCTATTTCTTCATCGGCATAACCCTTGGTTTTGGAAAATTAAGCGCTATTAAGAATTATACGGCTTTCATGGTTATCGGCACGGCATTCCAGGGCTACTTCTCCGCATCAGTTACCACATTGGCTGGTCGTATCAGAAATGAAGAGTTAATTGGAACCCTAGAATACCTAATAGCATCTCCATTGAGGCCCATGGCACTCATGATGTACAATACTGTTTGGGGCCTAGTAATAAACTCAATTAGTGCTCTTCTAGTACTGCTAATTGGCCTTGGCCTCGGCATTACGTATAGGGCTAACTTATTGTCCTCGATAGTTTTCCTAATACTTTACCTAGCATCAATAATTGGACTTAACCTAATTGCCGGTGCCGTCGTATTGATTGTTAAGCAGGGAAACCCAATAGCCCTATTCACCTCAGTAGCCTCGAATTTGCTTGGCGGAGTCGTATTCCCAATTTCAGTATTACCGACCTGGCTCCAGTACATAAGCTACTCGCTATCTCTAACCTGGGCATTGTCAGGACTTAGGGGTGCTATGCTCTATGGATACAGTATCCCCAAACTCCTTAATTACCTATGGCCATTGGCTGTCTTGGCAGTAATATACATAGTGATTGGTGTTGCTCTGTCTAGTTATGCCTTCATGAAGATACTTAAAGAGGGTTCAGTACATATGTATTAA